One window of the Acinetobacter equi genome contains the following:
- a CDS encoding response regulator: MKYVLLVEDEIELAQLVRDYLEAAGFEVGMFHDGQEAYNSFLQRKPSLMILDLMVPRMDGLTICRKVREQSDVPIIMVTARTEEIDRVLGLNMGADDYVCKPFSPKELVARVQAVLRRLERKAEPESNDLFRMDKAQQRIWYQQKALNLTPTEFRLLELFLEHVGQVYSRAQLLDHINPDSFDVADRVIDSHIKNLRRKISDAAETGNRHEWIQAVYGVGYRFEYPED; this comes from the coding sequence ATGAAATATGTTTTGTTAGTGGAAGATGAAATCGAACTTGCACAGCTTGTTCGTGATTATCTTGAAGCAGCGGGTTTTGAAGTGGGCATGTTCCACGACGGGCAAGAAGCATATAATAGCTTTCTACAACGTAAACCAAGTCTAATGATTCTAGACTTAATGGTCCCACGGATGGATGGTTTAACTATTTGCCGTAAAGTTCGAGAACAATCAGATGTGCCAATTATTATGGTGACTGCTAGAACTGAAGAAATTGATCGTGTACTTGGACTCAATATGGGGGCGGATGATTATGTGTGTAAACCATTTAGTCCAAAAGAACTAGTTGCTCGTGTGCAAGCTGTTCTACGTCGTTTAGAGCGTAAAGCAGAACCTGAATCAAATGATTTATTCCGTATGGATAAAGCACAGCAGCGTATTTGGTATCAGCAAAAAGCACTAAATCTAACACCGACAGAATTTCGTTTATTAGAGTTATTTTTAGAGCATGTCGGTCAAGTTTATTCTCGAGCGCAATTACTAGATCATATTAATCCAGATAGTTTTGATGTTGCTGACCGTGTAATTGATAGTCATATTAAAAACTTGCGTCGTAAAATTTCTGATGCAGCAGAAACAGGTAATCGTCATGAGTGGATTCAAGCTGTTTATGGTGTAGGTTATCGCTTTGAATATCCTGAAGATTAA
- a CDS encoding MmcQ/YjbR family DNA-binding protein, protein MLNLHHFAKQQASSLTATTCTQPFMPNCDVYKVFNKIYLMTFSLNHHPILNLKTTPQESEMLRDTYPFIHTGYHMNKQHWISIYEHEDLSEDLLKDLINSSYQLVIFNLAKTKKQQLQILQSIKKSRQ, encoded by the coding sequence ATGCTCAACTTACATCATTTTGCAAAGCAACAAGCATCATCATTAACGGCAACTACATGTACACAACCGTTTATGCCCAATTGTGATGTATATAAAGTCTTTAATAAAATTTATCTTATGACTTTCAGCTTAAATCATCATCCAATTTTAAACTTAAAAACCACTCCGCAAGAAAGTGAAATGCTACGTGATACTTATCCATTTATTCATACTGGATATCATATGAACAAACAACACTGGATTTCTATTTACGAACATGAAGATTTAAGTGAAGATCTCTTAAAAGATCTAATCAACTCTTCCTATCAATTGGTAATTTTCAATCTAGCAAAAACCAAAAAACAACAGCTTCAAATACTACAATCTATAAAAAAATCCAGACAATAA
- a CDS encoding GNAT family N-acetyltransferase, which yields MNITIKILSPQNVNDFKKIRLSALLQAPEMFGSTYTTEVTHQDIYFKNCLLNSIAFAAYHDKDIIGIAVLVRESAIRIAHKAHLASVFIEPKFQQKGIAHILLNTVIKHARAQRIEQILLTVVEDNMIAINLYKKLGFQIYGTEINALKDQDKYTNEILMKLFLTKNL from the coding sequence ATGAATATCACAATTAAAATATTAAGCCCTCAGAATGTGAATGACTTTAAAAAGATTCGTCTGTCTGCCTTACTTCAGGCCCCTGAAATGTTTGGATCAACTTATACAACTGAAGTCACTCATCAAGATATTTATTTTAAAAATTGTTTATTAAATTCAATAGCATTTGCTGCTTATCATGATAAAGACATTATTGGTATCGCTGTATTGGTACGAGAGTCAGCAATCCGAATCGCTCATAAAGCACACTTAGCAAGTGTCTTTATAGAGCCTAAATTTCAACAAAAAGGGATTGCTCATATACTATTAAATACTGTAATTAAACATGCAAGAGCACAACGAATAGAACAAATATTACTGACTGTTGTTGAAGATAATATGATTGCTATTAACTTATATAAAAAGTTAGGTTTTCAAATTTATGGTACTGAAATTAATGCTCTTAAAGATCAAGACAAGTATACAAATGAAATATTGATGAAGCTTTTTTTAACTAAAAATTTATAG
- a CDS encoding L,D-transpeptidase family protein — protein sequence MNKKSLIIFLIFIILLISGYVLFQKYNQYLPTTTLSNQNATSSTLNQNNGFPTPLTDAAIQNIRTETPIQLIKVHKKQRIVQLIHGKDQIIREYPMRLGFDPIGHKVKEGDGKTPEGRYTIDWRNPQSAFYKSLHISYPNQKDKNHAQQLGVSPGGDIMIHGSATTKQVNALSSLMTYFPRDDWTWGCIAVRNIDIDEIWKLVNNGIPIEIAP from the coding sequence ATGAATAAAAAATCTCTCATTATTTTTCTTATCTTTATTATTTTACTCATATCAGGATATGTTTTATTCCAAAAATATAATCAATATTTACCCACGACTACTCTTAGCAATCAAAACGCTACATCCTCTACGCTCAATCAAAATAATGGCTTTCCAACACCTTTAACAGATGCAGCTATTCAAAATATTCGTACTGAAACTCCAATTCAATTAATTAAAGTTCATAAAAAACAACGTATCGTACAACTCATTCATGGAAAAGATCAGATTATTCGTGAATACCCAATGCGTTTAGGTTTTGACCCGATTGGACATAAAGTTAAAGAAGGTGATGGAAAAACACCTGAAGGACGTTACACCATTGACTGGCGAAATCCACAAAGCGCATTTTATAAATCACTACATATTTCCTATCCAAATCAAAAAGATAAAAATCATGCTCAACAACTGGGTGTATCTCCTGGCGGAGATATTATGATTCATGGTTCTGCAACAACAAAACAAGTAAATGCACTTTCCTCTCTAATGACTTATTTTCCAAGAGATGATTGGACTTGGGGATGTATTGCTGTACGTAATATTGATATAGATGAAATTTGGAAACTTGTTAATAATGGTATTCCTATTGAAATTGCTCCATAG
- a CDS encoding protein adenylyltransferase SelO, translating into MQFNARYPSLNPKLFHHQAPKPLIGAKAGHFNAELANQLNWSDEDKVQWVEICSGQKIFEEFEPLAMVYAGHQFGQWAGQLGDGRGLLIAQILDKNQKTIDLHLKGAGLTPYSRMGDGRAVLRSVIREYLAGHALNALGVPSSNAVGFTTSTQGVQREKLELGAMMLRTSDSHIRLGHFEWINQYQPDLLKEFTQKCIEWHYSECLDTEQPILAFATKVIQNTAIMISHWQLIGFAHGVMNTDNLNITGSTLDFGPYGFLERFRPNWINNHSDHQGRYTYQQQPSIGHWNLWMWLNNLVPLCPENIEKEIWKEQLAQCLEHFEPTFLEHYQQGLKQKMGLPSFHKDSFDCAMAFLRILQTEQLDYTQNFIRLQNKEYELIKDDCLDHRQFESFLAQYENIRKHQDTDELDQIMRASNPHYILRNHMAQKAIELAERNDFSEVERLFKLLSHPFQKQPELEKPEDLAPLPSDQPEIMVSCSS; encoded by the coding sequence ATGCAATTTAATGCTCGCTACCCATCTTTAAATCCTAAACTTTTTCATCATCAAGCACCAAAACCATTGATTGGTGCAAAAGCTGGACATTTTAATGCTGAACTAGCCAATCAACTCAATTGGTCAGATGAAGATAAAGTACAGTGGGTTGAAATTTGTAGTGGTCAAAAAATCTTTGAAGAGTTTGAACCATTAGCAATGGTTTATGCAGGACACCAATTTGGTCAATGGGCAGGACAATTAGGTGATGGTCGTGGTTTACTTATTGCTCAAATTTTAGATAAGAATCAGAAAACAATAGACCTTCATTTAAAAGGTGCAGGCTTAACACCCTACTCTCGTATGGGAGATGGCCGTGCAGTTTTACGTTCAGTAATACGTGAATATTTAGCAGGTCATGCTTTAAATGCGCTAGGTGTTCCATCAAGCAATGCTGTTGGTTTTACAACATCGACCCAAGGTGTACAAAGAGAAAAATTAGAATTAGGTGCAATGATGCTTAGAACATCAGACAGCCATATTCGCTTAGGTCATTTTGAATGGATTAATCAATATCAACCTGATTTATTAAAAGAATTTACTCAAAAGTGCATTGAATGGCATTATTCTGAATGTTTAGATACTGAACAACCTATCTTAGCTTTTGCAACCAAAGTCATTCAAAACACAGCGATTATGATTTCACATTGGCAATTAATTGGGTTTGCCCATGGTGTGATGAATACAGATAATTTAAATATTACAGGTTCAACTTTAGATTTTGGTCCTTATGGTTTTTTAGAACGTTTTCGTCCAAATTGGATTAACAATCACTCAGATCATCAAGGACGTTATACTTACCAACAACAGCCAAGTATTGGTCATTGGAACTTATGGATGTGGTTGAATAATTTAGTTCCGCTATGCCCTGAAAATATAGAAAAAGAAATATGGAAAGAACAATTGGCACAATGTTTAGAACATTTTGAGCCTACATTTTTAGAGCATTATCAACAAGGTCTAAAACAGAAAATGGGACTGCCAAGTTTCCATAAAGATAGCTTTGATTGTGCTATGGCTTTCTTACGTATTTTACAAACAGAACAATTAGACTATACGCAAAACTTTATTCGTCTACAAAATAAAGAATATGAGTTAATCAAAGATGACTGTTTAGACCATCGTCAATTTGAAAGCTTTTTAGCACAATATGAAAATATCCGTAAACACCAAGATACAGATGAACTTGATCAAATCATGCGAGCATCAAATCCTCATTATATTTTACGCAATCATATGGCTCAAAAAGCAATTGAATTAGCAGAACGAAATGATTTTTCAGAAGTAGAACGCTTATTTAAATTGCTTAGCCATCCCTTCCAAAAGCAGCCTGAACTTGAAAAGCCTGAAGATTTAGCCCCTTTACCAAGTGACCAACCTGAAATTATGGTGAGCTGTTCAAGCTAA
- a CDS encoding DHCW motif cupin fold protein, protein MQLNNIPFGITNWKDIPSEKHMGEQGYALWQTQVFNDIRVRIVSYSAGYLADHWCHKGHILFCLEGELVTELEDGRTFTLTTGMSYQVADAAEAHRSSTLLGAKLFIVD, encoded by the coding sequence ATGCAACTCAACAATATTCCATTTGGCATCACAAATTGGAAAGATATTCCTTCAGAAAAACATATGGGCGAACAGGGTTATGCACTTTGGCAAACACAAGTTTTTAATGATATTCGCGTAAGAATCGTTAGCTATTCAGCAGGCTACCTGGCAGACCATTGGTGTCATAAAGGACACATCTTATTCTGCTTGGAAGGTGAACTTGTTACAGAACTCGAAGATGGTCGAACATTTACATTAACTACAGGTATGAGCTATCAAGTCGCTGATGCTGCTGAAGCACATCGTTCCTCAACTTTATTAGGTGCAAAACTTTTTATTGTGGATTAA
- a CDS encoding acyl-CoA desaturase produces the protein MTAPLPKAPFNWVAIFALVFLPIVAVIAIPLYAYHYDFSLAAWISMFVLLGVSSLGITAGYHRLWAHRAFEATLPLKIILMVMGTFAVQNSILYWGSGHRTHHRHVDDIEKDPYSIKNGFWYAHMGWMLRDYPAAEPNYKNAPDLLNDKLVMFQHKYYVPMVIGVHSAILLPIGWAVGDMGGVLLLGGLMRLILSHHVTFFINSLCHMWGKRPYTDENTARDNFVLAIATWGEGYHNYHHIFQYDYRNGVKWWQYDPTKWLIWTCSKLGLAKNLRRIPSFNIKKAELAMKFKYAEQDLAIYGLNVTEDISNVKTRISQEYDAFTQTLNDWAKLKEQEIQTKKASVAEKIHQMDDKLKVEFQLVEQRLSHHRETLNLLLRNVKKNTISE, from the coding sequence ATGACCGCTCCCCTACCCAAAGCCCCATTCAACTGGGTTGCAATTTTTGCATTAGTCTTTTTACCTATTGTTGCAGTGATTGCAATTCCACTTTATGCCTATCATTACGATTTTAGCTTAGCCGCTTGGATCAGTATGTTTGTTTTATTAGGTGTAAGTAGCTTGGGAATTACTGCGGGTTACCATCGTTTATGGGCACACCGCGCTTTTGAAGCAACCTTACCATTAAAAATTATTTTGATGGTTATGGGAACTTTTGCTGTTCAAAATAGTATCTTGTACTGGGGCTCTGGTCACCGTACACATCACCGCCATGTTGATGATATTGAAAAAGATCCATATTCTATCAAAAATGGATTTTGGTATGCTCACATGGGATGGATGCTTCGCGACTATCCAGCAGCAGAACCTAATTATAAGAATGCGCCTGACTTATTAAATGATAAATTAGTAATGTTCCAACATAAATATTATGTACCAATGGTAATTGGTGTACATTCTGCAATTCTATTACCTATTGGTTGGGCTGTAGGCGACATGGGAGGGGTTCTATTATTAGGTGGTTTAATGCGCCTTATTTTAAGTCACCATGTAACATTCTTTATTAACTCTCTATGCCATATGTGGGGTAAACGCCCATATACAGATGAAAATACGGCACGTGACAATTTTGTCTTAGCAATTGCTACTTGGGGTGAGGGTTATCATAACTATCACCATATTTTCCAATATGACTATCGTAATGGCGTTAAATGGTGGCAATATGACCCAACAAAATGGCTCATTTGGACATGTTCAAAATTAGGTTTAGCGAAAAACTTACGCCGCATACCAAGCTTTAATATCAAAAAAGCAGAATTAGCCATGAAGTTTAAATATGCTGAACAAGATTTAGCGATTTATGGCTTAAATGTCACTGAAGATATTAGCAACGTTAAAACTCGAATTTCTCAAGAATATGATGCATTTACTCAAACATTAAATGATTGGGCTAAACTAAAAGAGCAAGAAATTCAGACAAAAAAAGCATCTGTTGCTGAAAAAATTCATCAAATGGATGACAAATTAAAAGTTGAGTTTCAATTGGTGGAACAACGATTATCACATCACCGTGAAACATTAAATTTATTACTCAGAAATGTGAAAAAAAATACAATTTCTGAATAA
- a CDS encoding glycerophosphodiester phosphodiesterase → MKIIGHRGARGEAPENTLGGFQYIHDIGIRAVEFDIRQLKDQALIVMHDDQFLRTTGQDKSLYECTACELDHYNQSFHWSDWSTQEKTPLLTETLHIIQNFNHIEVEVKAVTSLNDAEKIVDELHQQLVGFENTAIITSFDTKIHHILNQKKSVFKHGLLIEEDIRFKAIDQALELGCCQIGWMDSLANDKIIEATQNANLNISIWTVNNTDRAQYLYDLGIQGLITDYPKRMLNYFKSKNISF, encoded by the coding sequence ATGAAAATTATTGGTCATCGTGGTGCTCGTGGTGAAGCACCTGAAAATACTTTAGGCGGATTTCAATATATTCATGATATTGGAATTCGTGCTGTCGAATTTGATATTAGACAACTTAAAGACCAAGCTTTAATTGTGATGCACGATGACCAATTTTTACGTACAACAGGACAAGATAAGTCTTTATATGAATGTACCGCTTGTGAATTAGATCATTACAACCAATCTTTTCATTGGTCAGATTGGTCAACACAAGAAAAAACCCCTCTTTTGACCGAAACACTCCATATTATTCAAAACTTTAATCATATTGAAGTCGAAGTTAAAGCCGTCACGAGTTTGAATGATGCTGAAAAAATTGTTGATGAATTACACCAACAACTTGTAGGTTTTGAAAATACTGCCATTATTACGAGTTTTGACACTAAAATTCATCACATTTTAAATCAAAAAAAATCCGTTTTTAAGCATGGACTTCTGATTGAAGAAGACATTCGCTTTAAAGCAATTGATCAAGCACTTGAATTAGGTTGTTGCCAAATTGGTTGGATGGATAGTTTGGCAAATGATAAAATTATTGAAGCAACACAAAATGCCAATTTAAATATCAGTATCTGGACTGTAAATAACACTGATCGTGCACAGTATCTTTATGATTTAGGAATTCAAGGTCTCATTACAGACTATCCTAAGCGTATGTTAAACTACTTTAAATCTAAAAATATTTCTTTCTAA
- a CDS encoding cob(I)yrinic acid a,c-diamide adenosyltransferase — protein sequence MGHRLSKIYTRTGDSGTTGLGDGSRVSKDDLRIHALGDVDELNASIGILRAQITASTIVDKASWDKSLSLIQHWLFDLGGEVCIPNFNLVQPIAIEYLENDIDRLNEELPMLKDFILPSGSLSCSFAHQARAICRRAERSLMSVHARDQNIQAPSLQLLNRLSDWLFVASRALQRAEGGTEVLWQKNINETI from the coding sequence ATGGGGCATCGCTTAAGCAAAATTTATACACGCACAGGTGATTCTGGTACTACTGGTTTGGGTGATGGCTCACGTGTATCTAAAGATGATTTACGTATTCATGCTTTAGGTGATGTTGATGAACTCAATGCATCGATTGGCATTTTACGTGCTCAAATTACAGCAAGTACAATTGTAGACAAAGCATCTTGGGATAAGTCTTTAAGCTTAATTCAACACTGGTTATTCGATTTAGGTGGAGAAGTTTGTATTCCAAACTTTAATTTGGTTCAACCTATCGCAATTGAATATTTAGAAAATGACATTGATCGTTTGAATGAAGAACTTCCAATGTTAAAAGATTTTATTCTACCTTCTGGTTCATTAAGCTGTAGTTTTGCTCATCAAGCTCGTGCGATTTGTCGTCGTGCAGAACGAAGCTTAATGTCTGTACATGCTCGTGATCAAAATATTCAAGCACCATCTTTACAATTACTTAATCGTTTATCAGATTGGTTATTTGTTGCATCACGTGCTTTACAACGTGCAGAAGGCGGTACTGAAGTTCTTTGGCAAAAAAATATTAATGAAACAATTTAA
- a CDS encoding TonB-dependent receptor plug domain-containing protein yields MSIPFQPTALVGAIAIAISYPTVIFAQETVSSSNTVNATLDTLVVTATRSEEKIENIPARISIIEPQIIEQSPMASLPELLKSQASANIVQLGGYGQQASIFLRGTNSTQALVLQDGVRLNTATTGAASIPFLDTTDIKQIEVLEGPASVLYGTDAIGGVIQMITKTPEKTGAFITGEIGENKTYKSIIGADLAEDGFYAQIRGQRLETDGTILKEIKNAQKAAFDQKGYSAKVGVEKEQYAASFDYSENKGNTEYDNYGALADQDFKNKILNLKGRINLGSQVELNARLSQFKDDLIQNQTNYLGQYDYVLSKTQEADLYAKWNITAQQNISFGTTYQNIKADALSYGKKIDSSIDSQGYYIQHQYNSDGIHTQVGLRVEDNEVYGTHTIGQAAIRYQILPLTSIYTNIGTAFRSPNLNELYSASGNPNLKPEESTSYEIGLDQKLNYGISTGITLYHNEVKNLIDATGLTNYKFQNLDKASFEGSELYLKWSGDHLYASTSYNYVRAKDKTTNQDLSRRPRQKAAFTIGWDDTKYGLSTTLTALSSSDNSAYDYIIIPGHFNIDMSGYYNINDMLKLFANIQNIGDSQYRTGYGSGSYYINGGRLASIGITLKY; encoded by the coding sequence ATGTCCATCCCTTTCCAACCTACAGCACTTGTAGGTGCTATTGCTATTGCAATAAGCTATCCAACGGTTATTTTTGCTCAAGAAACAGTAAGTTCCTCAAATACTGTTAATGCAACTTTAGATACACTTGTAGTCACAGCAACGCGATCTGAAGAAAAAATTGAAAATATTCCTGCTCGAATTTCAATTATTGAACCACAAATCATTGAACAATCACCGATGGCCTCTCTACCTGAGTTACTCAAAAGCCAAGCTTCTGCAAATATTGTTCAACTTGGTGGCTACGGTCAACAAGCTTCAATTTTTTTACGTGGAACAAACTCTACACAGGCCTTAGTTCTGCAAGATGGTGTCCGTTTAAATACTGCCACAACTGGTGCAGCATCTATCCCATTTTTAGATACAACAGATATTAAGCAAATTGAAGTTTTAGAAGGTCCCGCTTCTGTTTTATATGGTACTGATGCAATTGGTGGCGTCATACAAATGATTACTAAGACACCTGAAAAAACAGGTGCATTTATTACAGGTGAAATTGGTGAAAATAAAACTTATAAATCTATTATTGGTGCTGATTTAGCAGAAGATGGTTTTTATGCACAAATCCGTGGTCAACGTTTAGAAACTGATGGAACTATACTAAAAGAAATTAAAAATGCACAAAAAGCAGCATTTGATCAAAAAGGTTACAGTGCTAAAGTTGGTGTTGAAAAAGAACAATATGCTGCTTCATTCGATTACAGTGAAAATAAAGGTAATACTGAATACGACAATTATGGAGCATTAGCTGATCAAGATTTTAAAAATAAAATTCTAAATTTAAAAGGACGAATTAATCTAGGATCTCAAGTTGAGTTAAATGCTCGTTTATCCCAATTTAAAGATGATTTAATTCAAAATCAAACAAACTATTTGGGGCAATATGATTATGTATTGAGTAAAACTCAAGAGGCTGATTTATATGCAAAGTGGAATATAACAGCCCAACAAAATATTTCATTCGGAACAACCTATCAAAATATTAAAGCTGATGCCTTATCTTATGGTAAAAAAATAGATAGTAGCATTGATTCTCAAGGTTATTATATTCAGCATCAATACAATAGTGATGGGATTCATACCCAAGTTGGATTACGTGTAGAAGACAATGAAGTTTATGGTACTCATACTATAGGTCAAGCTGCTATACGCTATCAAATTCTCCCTCTTACAAGTATTTATACGAATATTGGAACTGCCTTTCGTTCTCCTAATTTAAATGAATTATATAGTGCATCTGGCAACCCAAATCTTAAACCTGAAGAAAGTACATCCTACGAAATTGGTTTAGATCAAAAATTAAATTATGGTATCTCGACTGGGATTACGCTGTATCACAATGAAGTCAAAAATCTGATTGATGCAACGGGTTTAACAAACTACAAATTCCAAAATTTAGATAAAGCATCCTTTGAAGGAAGTGAGCTTTATCTTAAATGGTCTGGAGATCACCTTTATGCAAGCACAAGTTACAATTATGTCCGTGCTAAAGATAAAACAACCAATCAAGATCTCAGCCGTCGACCACGTCAAAAAGCAGCATTTACGATTGGTTGGGATGATACTAAATACGGTCTATCCACAACATTAACAGCACTTTCTTCTTCCGATAATAGTGCCTATGACTATATTATCATTCCAGGACATTTCAACATTGATATGAGTGGATATTACAATATAAATGACATGCTTAAATTGTTTGCAAATATCCAAAATATTGGTGATAGCCAATATCGTACAGGTTACGGCAGTGGCAGTTATTACATCAACGGTGGTCGTTTAGCATCTATAGGAATTACATTAAAATATTAA
- a CDS encoding phosphoribosylanthranilate isomerase: MRTRTKICGITRVQDIQSVVQAGADAIGFVFFPPSPRSVNKEQAQLLIQYVPAYVQTVGLFVNASLSEIQDILNDVPLDILQFHGDETADQCKEIAQAVGRRWYKAIQVKLDLDLIKIIKNYQQAGASAVLLDAWHPELKGGTGHHFNWMQFPKMDIPLILAGGLKPENIEDAIQTTRAYAVDVSGGVESAKGIKDQQLIERFMQGVLRGSAKQCD; this comes from the coding sequence ATGCGTACTCGTACCAAAATATGTGGGATCACAAGAGTTCAGGATATTCAATCAGTTGTTCAAGCCGGAGCAGATGCAATTGGTTTTGTATTTTTCCCACCTAGTCCACGCAGTGTGAATAAAGAACAAGCACAATTGTTGATTCAGTATGTACCTGCTTATGTACAAACAGTTGGTTTATTTGTGAATGCATCTTTGAGTGAAATTCAAGATATTTTAAATGATGTTCCTTTAGATATTTTACAGTTTCATGGGGATGAAACTGCAGATCAATGTAAAGAAATTGCCCAAGCAGTTGGACGACGATGGTATAAAGCAATTCAAGTAAAGCTTGATCTGGATTTGATAAAAATTATAAAAAACTATCAACAAGCAGGTGCAAGCGCAGTATTATTGGATGCATGGCATCCTGAACTTAAAGGGGGAACTGGACATCATTTTAATTGGATGCAGTTCCCAAAAATGGATATCCCTTTAATTTTGGCAGGTGGATTAAAACCTGAAAATATTGAAGACGCTATACAAACGACACGAGCATATGCAGTGGATGTTAGCGGAGGCGTAGAATCCGCAAAAGGTATTAAAGACCAACAACTCATAGAACGCTTTATGCAAGGAGTCCTTCGTGGATCAGCAAAACAATGTGATTGA
- the trpB gene encoding tryptophan synthase subunit beta, with translation MDQQNNVIDYTQFPDEKGHFGIHGGRFVSETLMAALEDLEKLYFRMQNDEQFLAEFDRDLSFYVGRPSPLYHAERWSKELGGAQIYLKREDLNHTGSHKINNTIGQALLAKLSGKKRIIAETGAGQHGVATATIAARLGLECVVFMGAEDVKRQAMNVYRMRLLGATVVPVESGSKTLKDAMNEAMRDWVTNVDSTYYVIGTVAGPHPYPQLVRDFQSIIGREARRQIQEQTGRLPDALVACVGGGSNAMGLFYPFLNDQDVKMYGVEAAGYGIETGKHSAPLNAGHVGVLHGNRTYLMSDEQGQIIETHSISAGLDYPGVGPEHSFLKDMDRVKYVPINDQEALQGFRDLTKIEGIIPALESSHAMAYVSKLAPTMDKDQILIATVSGRGDKDLMTVARIDGVEMVEM, from the coding sequence GTGGATCAGCAAAACAATGTGATTGACTATACCCAGTTCCCAGATGAGAAAGGGCATTTCGGTATCCATGGCGGACGTTTTGTGTCAGAAACACTTATGGCGGCATTAGAAGATTTAGAAAAACTCTATTTCCGCATGCAAAATGATGAACAGTTTCTGGCAGAATTCGACCGTGACCTTAGTTTTTACGTAGGTCGTCCAAGTCCTTTATATCATGCTGAGCGATGGTCGAAAGAGTTAGGTGGTGCACAAATTTATTTGAAACGTGAAGATTTAAACCACACTGGATCTCACAAAATAAATAACACGATTGGACAAGCATTACTTGCTAAACTTTCGGGTAAAAAACGAATCATTGCAGAAACAGGTGCAGGTCAACATGGTGTAGCAACAGCAACTATTGCGGCACGCTTAGGACTTGAATGTGTTGTGTTTATGGGTGCAGAAGATGTAAAACGTCAAGCAATGAATGTTTATCGTATGCGTTTACTCGGTGCGACTGTTGTTCCAGTAGAAAGTGGTTCGAAGACATTAAAAGATGCCATGAACGAAGCGATGCGTGATTGGGTAACAAATGTTGATTCAACTTATTATGTGATTGGTACTGTTGCGGGTCCACATCCATATCCGCAATTGGTTCGTGATTTTCAATCAATTATTGGTCGTGAAGCACGCCGTCAAATTCAAGAACAAACAGGTCGTTTACCTGATGCTTTAGTGGCTTGTGTTGGTGGTGGTTCAAATGCAATGGGCTTATTCTATCCATTCTTGAATGATCAAGATGTGAAAATGTATGGTGTTGAAGCAGCAGGCTATGGCATTGAAACAGGTAAGCACTCTGCACCATTAAATGCAGGTCATGTTGGCGTACTTCATGGTAACCGTACATATTTGATGTCGGATGAACAAGGTCAGATTATTGAAACTCATTCAATTTCCGCAGGTTTGGATTATCCAGGCGTAGGCCCAGAACACAGTTTCCTAAAAGATATGGATCGTGTGAAATATGTTCCAATTAATGACCAAGAAGCACTTCAAGGCTTCCGTGATTTGACGAAAATTGAAGGAATTATTCCTGCGCTAGAAAGTTCTCATGCAATGGCATATGTTTCTAAACTTGCGCCAACAATGGATAAAGATCAAATTCTGATTGCGACTGTATCTGGTCGTGGAGATAAAGATTTAATGACTGTTGCACGTATAGATGGCGTGGAAATGGTAGAAATGTAA